The following are encoded together in the Montipora foliosa isolate CH-2021 chromosome 12, ASM3666993v2, whole genome shotgun sequence genome:
- the LOC137978961 gene encoding uncharacterized protein, which produces MAARCPELESVEESQNDSNTSSEPEPPTAKKKKTSLLGAAKYRTTFKSEWSKLYPVKAVRNDKHSFYCVPCLKTIRCDHQGLKDVKDHCSTESHKNLTKAAKTQPSVANMFGSGDSTKQSAVTRAEVLTTNFLIQHNLPLATSDHLGPLFRAIFPDSEIAKQYGCARTKTMAIINKALGPHCHSYVVQHCQKHPFSIGIDGSSDTDVEKMNPATVRIFDINRSKTVTSHFYHMCVTSGRDASKAATLFDVFEEKIEADEIPWTQIVSLSVDNTNSMVGAHNSLASRLKAKNPETYVLGCPCHLAHIAASGAHDAFAKIMGISAEELLIDQYYWFEKSTKRKGILLEYMQFCNQEYGKILKHSSTRWLSLERCIQRTIEKYAGLKSYFLSEDAADARFKRLHKAFENPLTEVSLFFHNASIPLFTDFNKLLQSDEPSIHIVYDSVIKLATTLGNRIIKVEVMKKPLNEINLQDPTIYIPLASIHLGGMTKFTLQRLLNQGDISQTVYTRFLTAACEYFKAAFQYVLSKFPLNDELLKHARWINVQKRSQAKWESVEYFLSRFQSALNTVNIDELTPPGYDEFCDYKSLTDEDIGLTAWKEAKVVDGSVNDQEIFHYRVDILWWHLSQMVIPESSAKRFCHLQNVAELVVVLPHSNAGEERLFSMVRKNKTDSRSSLKLEGTLSNLLAMKLQYPEDTSPCFKFNPDENLISAAKKAAKEYNRGH; this is translated from the exons ATGGCTGCTCGTTGTCCAGAACTCGAGAGTGTAGAAGAATCACAAAATGACTCAAATACGTCTTCGGAACCTGAGCCACCTACcgcgaagaaaaagaaaacatctcTTCTTGGAGCAGCTAAGTATCGTACAACATTTAAGAGCGAGTGGAGTAAGTTATATCCTGTTAAAGCAGTAAGAAACGACAAGCATTCTTTTTATTGTGTGCCTTGTCTCAAGACAATACGGTGTGACCATCAGGGTCTAAAAGACGTGAAAGATCATTGTAGTACAGAATCTCATAAGAATCTGACGAAAGCAGCAAAAACTCAGCCATCAGTAGCGAACATGTTTGGTTCAGGGGATAGCACTAAACAAAGTGCAGTTACCAGAGCAGAAGTCTTAACAACAAACTTTCTAATTCAGCATAACCTTCCTCTTGCAACGTCAGATCACCTTGGGCCACTTTTTAGAGCAATTTTTCCGGACAGTGAAATTGCTAAGCAGTATGGATGTGCAAGAACAAAGACTATGGCTATCATCAATAAGGCTCTGGGACCACATTGTCACAGCTATGTTGTACAGCACTGTCAGAAACATCCATTCAGTATTGGGATTGATGGGTCAAGTGATACAGATGTTGAAAAGATGAACCCAGCAACCGTAAGAATTTTTGATATAAACAGATCCAAAACTGTTACATCTCACTTTTATCATATGTGTGTAACAAGTGGCAGGGATGCATCAAAAGCAGCAACTCTTTTTGATGTTTTCGAGGAAAAGATAGAGGCTGATGAAATACCATGGACTCAAATTGTCAGCCTTTCAGTAGATAACACTAATTCAATGGTGGGTGCTCACAATTCTTTGGCATCCCGCTTGAAAGCAAAAAATCCAGAGACCTATGTCTTGGGATGTCCTTGCCATTTGGCCCACATTGCAGCAAGTGGAGCTCATGATGCATTTGCAAAGATAATGGGAATCAGTGCAGAAGAGCTCCTTATTGATCAGTATTACTGGTTTGAGAAAAGCACAAAACGGAAAGGGATCTTACTTGAGTACATGCAGTTTTGTAACCAGGAATATGGTAAGATTCTGAAGCATTCTTCTACAAGGTGGCTTTCTTTAGAACGCTGCATTCAACGTACAATTGAGAAGTATGCTGGATTAAAATCATACTTCTTAAGTGAAGATGCTGCTGATGCAAGATTCAAGAGGTTACATAAAGCCTTTGAAAATCCACTCACAGAAGTTTCCTTGTTTTTTCACAATGCTTCAATCCCACTGtttacagattttaacaaacTTTTGCAGTCAGATGAGCCATCAATTCACATTGTTTACGACTCAGTCATAAAACTTGCAACTACTCTTGGGAATCGTATCATCAAGGTAGAGGTCATGAAGAAACCACTAAATGAGATTAATTTGCAAGATCCAACGATTTATATACCCCTGGCATCAATACACTTGGGGGGAATGACAAAGTTTACACTGCAGCGACTACTTAATCAAGGAGATATATCTCAAACGGTCTACACTCGTTTCTTAACAGCAGCATGCGAATATTTCAAGGCAGCTTTCCAGTATGTTCTGAGCAAATTTCCTCTAAATGATGAACTGCTGAAGCATGCAAGATGGATCAATGTTCAGAAACGTAGTCAGGCAAAATGGGAGAGTGTAGAGTACTTTCTATCCAGGTTCCAATCAGCCTTGAACACTGTGAACATTGATGAGCT taccccccccgggtATGACGAATTTTGCGATTATAAGTCTCTAACAGATGAAGATATTGGTCTGACTGCTTGGAAGGAAGCCAAAGTTGTTGATGGATCAGTGAATGATCAGGAAATTTTCCATTACAGAGTAGACATTTTGTGGTGGCACTTATCACAAATGGTAATTCCTGAGTCATCAGCTAAAAGATTTTGCCATCTTCAAAATGTGGCAGAGCTGGTTGTAGTTTTGCCACACAGTAATGCAGGGGAGGAGAGGCTGTTCAGCATGGTCCGCAAGAACAAAACAGATAGCCGTTCCTCCCTTAAACTGGAGGGGACTCTGTCGAATTTACTGGCAATGAAGTTACAGTACCCAGAGGACACTTCACCGTGTTTTAAGTTCAACCCCGATGAAAATTTAATCAGCGCTGCCAAAAAAGCTGCCAAAGAGTACAACAGGGGGCACTAA